The window GTTCTTATATCAAGTACTTTTATAAACCCTTAGGTAATAGTGCCCCAGAATTTTAGTATTTTGTATTAagcaataaatcaaaataaGCACGCAGTTGGTTAGATAGGCATTTACATTGTGTacaatgtatttgcattttagcTTCCTTATTTTGAAAGAGTAAGGGTAGTCTAGACAATTGGTCTGAATTCTGTGGAATTTAGCTTGGCTTAATGGCAGCTTTTAGAGAAGGAGTAAGACTGCAAGGCAGACATTCTTGTGGTATTGAGCCCTCATGCTCTTAGAACTCAGTTCGGTAAGGAAAAAGATCCATGTTCACTAACAGAATAAATaaacccacccaccccaaaTTACTGAGTTGTTTCTCAAGgggaaaagacaaagcaagaaGAGGTTTGCATGTGGAGAATATATGCATGTGTCTGCTGTAAAGAATTACCAGTGAGGCACTGGTTCACTTGAAGGTAGCGTGATATCTCTGGAAACTGCACTATTTTTAGATTAGTACCTTTCAGTTTGTGTGTTCAAGTTCAAATACTTTGAAAGGTTTTAATTCATATGGAActcttggaattttttttggtgtcttAAAATTGTATTGCCTAAAGTTTAACTTAGCAGTTATCAACAAATCCTGTTGATGGTGACATGCTTATCTCTTCCATTCCAGTCTGTTTCAAGGCAAAGGTTAAATCCATTTAAAGTTGCATGAAATTCTTAAATAAGAGAAGGCTGGATCAGCATTAATCTTAGAACTAGCACCGAAAAGATAAGTTTAGGTACTTTTATATAGAAAGTACgtatctgtgtatatatatgtaaaatatgtatatatgtgttcCTTTATTCAttgctgcattttgttttggaaattgATACATTCCCCTAATAAATTGTTCTTGTGTACTATATGCTGTCAAAGAAGATATTTCTAAACATAGATCCGAAGGGTTGGAAAAGTTGCGCTGATCTTACTTAAAGtaaaacttcctttcttttaatatttttataatgttaTCTGGACTTAAATAAATACTAAttgtcacttttttcccccctcacagCTTCATATTCTCCATTGCAACCTCATTCTCTAGTAAAACATCAGCCGATCCCACTTCATTCACCACCTCCAAAGATTTCCCATCATCAGCTGAtactgcaacagcagcagcaagtccAGCCAATTGCACTTCAGACTCCTTCGGGTCAGGAACCCCCTCCATCACAGCACTGTCTACCGCTCCCAAGCCACGGGCTTCCTCCAGGTCCCAGCAGCGTCCAGTCTCATTGCTCACCTATTCACATCCATCCTCCACCTCTAACACTATCTCCTACTCCATCCCAGTCAGCTCAGCAGTCAGTAGTGGTATCCCCTCCACCTTCTCACTCTCCTAGTCAATCACCCACAATAATTATTCACCCTCAAGCTCTTATTCAGTCACAGGCAAACTCCCTCGTCCCAACAGCTCTTCAGCCAGAGCAGGCTGCTTCTCAGCAAACTACCACCAATCCAGTACGACCTATTGCACAGCCGCTCAATCTTCCATCGCATCTTCCGCTTCCATCTTCCCCCGCTGTACATCTAGGGTCAGTAGATCAGCCCAGCTTAGTTTCCCCAGGCCAACAGCTCATGTCCTCGACACCACACCAGCAATATTCAGCCTTGCAGTCCACACCTATCCCTCTTGCAGCTCCTCCTCAGCTGTCAGCATCTTCAACCCAGATTCAACAACTGCCGTTGCAGTCTGTGCAGCCTTTACAAGTGCAGCCTGAAATTCTGTCCCAGGGCCAGGTTTTGGTTCAAAACACTTTGGTTTCTGAGGAAGAACTTCCTGCTGCAGAAGCTTTGGTCCAGCTGCCATTTCAAACTCTTCCACCACCACAGACTGTTGCAGTAAATCTTCAAGTGCAGCCATCAGTACCAATTGAAACTCCAGTGGTAAGTGGTAATATTGCAGTTCTTCTGTTCTTTATCCTCTGCTTCTCTAAAGAGCTGTAAATCTGGCTCATTGACTTCAGAGGGAGCTGAACCAGGTGCTAGACAGAGGACCAGAAGAAACCTATTGATTACAGAAAttagtttaaagaaaacaatagaTATTttcctctgggttttttttttttttttttggctttttgtaATGGATCATCAGTCAAGAATATCAACCAAGACTCATGAAAGTGCAACTTTTTGACCTAAAATCTTATCTCTTAATGAACTTGCAGCATATCTAAAGTTAAAAAAGCAAGTAAATATATGTCAATGCTTATCTCAAAATGAATTTTGATAAATATCCCATAGGGACTGTAAGTTTTTGCCTCTatgtaaatacaaatataatatAGTCAATCAAAATTTTGAGTAGGAGAATCATCTCTATACTAGCTGCAAAGGCATATAGCAGATTATTAAGATAATAGAGTTCTGGTTAATTAATTTTGTACTAACATCGAAAAGATCCTTTTCATAAAAGAATAGGGGAATTTTTGATGCTGTCTTGGTGTTCGCCATCACTTCCATCTAATTTAGTTTAATGTTAGTGTCAGACATCTGCAGTTTGTAACTGAAGGTTTCAGCTTCACTCACGCTGAACCAAAACGAAATAAAACGCTGTGCAAATAATGCTGACATTTAGGGTGGCATTGCTAGGGTTTAATGGTAACATGCTAATAAGATTAACGTGAGCAAAAGAATCAACAGCTCTTATAGGCTTTTTTCCAGGCTACCAGTGGGTTAAGGAAGGTGTTCTGTTTAATTTCTATTGAGGGTAATGATAATATCAGCTCTCTAATATTTCATGTAGAAATTGGGCAAAAGAGTAGAAGCCAGGTTTGCTTTTGGCAAGGTGGTGTTTTACATCCTAATCTGCTAAACTGGCTGTCAGTAATTCATGTAAATTTACTTTAATAGTTTTGAGGAGCATACCTTATAATCTCTTATAAGCACTAATGCTTGATTGTCTCGGTCTACTCGTCTCAAATACTCAGTTTGGTTACACTGCTGTATAAGAGAGAGAACAATTTGCAGACTTGTCATTAATTTATAAAGCTTGCATTTTGCAGAAGTGTTTAAATAgctaaaaaaatgtaattaaaagtaCAGTAAACTATAAAGATAAGACATTGAAAAAGTCAAGTTCTCTGGTCTGTTTGATACGAGAGCTGTGCCTCTTTGTATTTTGCTATTTGTAACAAAATACcttaattttactttcataGATACCGTGATGTCCTCAGAGTTCATTGTTCTGTATGCAGTTTGGAAACTAGTATTTTATTTGGAGATTagcatattttaacattttaactggtaatttattttaaaaactgtatttatgcAACTCTGTTAAGGTATTAAGATAGAATGGAAATCTCTCTAAAGCAATAGTTTGTTGGATGCAGATTTACCAAATGGAGAATGTATGTGAAGAAGACATGCCCGAGGAATCAGATTGTGTCCATATGGCTAGAACACCTACGCCACCCACTCTGTCTCCACCAGCCATAACCTTGGGGAATGGAGAGGCACTTAATTCAGAAGATCCTTTGTCAGGTGAGACCAAATGTCAAACTAAGGTAGCTGTTTTGCTTAGAAACTCCTACTAGTtatcaatgttttaaaataaaaatctgtgatCTTGATCTTTTGTATAATTTAGTGGTAtcattttttaagtaaaagaaaCTATATGAAATATATTAGAAATCCATGTGATAGAATGATTCAGTCCCAAAGGTGTAGGTTATATATGTGTTTGCATAACATGTAGCATGGAAAATGCTTATTTGAGATCTTTAGCATATACTTTTATATTAAAATCTTAAGAGGAGTGTCAGTCTCCAGTTAATCTTTAAGTGATAGCTGTGTGATACGAGCAAAATATTCTGGCTGATCTGGTGTGAAGATTGATTTTGCAGAATCAGGGTCAGCAATCAGAAGTTGCTGTTGAAATGATTGACTACCTTGTATGATTCTTTTTGGCACCTTTTTTTTATATGCCACAGTAAGGAGCTGTTCTAATGCAAAACTACCaatgaaaatttttcttcttcagtgaaTTATAAGATATACATGCCTGTATTGATTCTTGTCCTGCAAACTAATGTAACTTCCCTGATGTGGTAAATGCACAAATATATACTCTCTTTACATAtagtgcatatatatatatgctataCATATGACTGGGTGCTTAGTGGCTTGATGTTGTGTATATAGTTGTGACCTTGCAGGTTACTGAGGCTCAAAGCAtccctgaaaataaattctgtctTTAGAAATACCTCAGCTGCTCAGTCCTGAGAATCCAGTGTTTGAATATACTGGTTTctgatcctgctgtagcaggagggttggactacGTGAtttctagaggtcccttccaacccctaccaatctgtgaattAATGGCCAACTGTGCTTATAGTTAGTAGGTACTGagtaaaggaaaatgtttacaTGAGTGCTTATAGTTAGTAGGTACTGagtaaaggaaaatgtttacaTGAGAACTGTTTGTTTGTGGAATAGTCTGTCAAGGAAAAACATCTTGTTTTCAACGTAAAAATCTGTAAACCATAGGGAAAAGCCTGTGTTACAGGATGATGGGTGCAGAGATGGGTGTGTTTATCACCTCTTATTTCTCGAATTCTGAGCCAACGGTTGGACAtaagtgataaaaaaaaaatgtactcttatttttttcagaacatggGGGACTACCTTCAGTGACATCATCAGTCAGTGCCTCAGTAATTAAATCCCCGTCTGATCCTTCACATGCATCTATTCCACCACCACCTCTTTTGCTTCCAGCAGCAACAACGAGGAGCAACAGCATATCAATGCCCAATAGCATTCCTAGCCTAGAAAATAAACCTCCACAGGCTATCGTTAAACCACAGATCCTGACCCACGTTATTGAAGGCTTTGTGATTCAGGAGGGGTTAGAGCCATTCCCTGTAAGTGTAAAAGTTGATATGAATTTTTTACTACtaatttttgaaacaaactATTTTTACGAATGATGTTATTTGTGGCTAGTAGCTATTTAGGTCTTGAATCATTTTTCAGATGTTGGTTTTGACCTTTTTCCCGCTGATCGGTAACCTGTTTCTTACAATAATCACAATACTTATATACTGTTTGTATTGTTTTACGTATATAATCAGAATGCATGCTACTGTTGGGCTTGCCAGTATCACTGGATGACAAGATactaaatgaaaacagagacgAGACAGTTGAATGGATAGGCTATATCCAGAGATAACTAGAGAGTGATTTTTTGCATTAACTTTGTTTTACATTTGTCTGTCTTTTAGATACCTCAGTTTAAGTGATACCTTAATTTAAACCTCTGAGATGAGTCTGTGTTAAAAttctaaaatgttaaaattttgttgtttaaagCACTGGCAAGCCCCTTATTGAGCTTGGTGTGATTAGTACTGTGCCTGGTAAGAATTACTgttgaaaattttaaatctgCAAATGGACAGTTTAAAACCTATGAGTCTGCCTTATTTACTAATTTAATGTGTCTTTCATTTTCCCATTCCTTCATTTCTCTAGATATAAtgtgtttcttcctttgttaaAAGTAATTGCAaactctgcagagcaggagcgAATGTTTGTATTTGTTTGAGAAATGGTATTTAGAGCTTTGGTGCTATATAATAAGGATTCATTGATACAGAATAGAAACTGTGTTTC of the Grus americana isolate bGruAme1 chromosome 9, bGruAme1.mat, whole genome shotgun sequence genome contains:
- the PHC3 gene encoding polyhomeotic-like protein 3 isoform X10, whose protein sequence is MENEPNTTTCSASTTTITTTSTSRTQLPQISVYSGSDRHAVQVIQQALHRPPSSAAQYLQQMYAAQQQHLMLQTAALQQQHLSSTQFQSLATVPQASLSGGRQCTSPTGSVTQQSSMSQTSINLSTSPTPAQIISRSQTSNTTSSSITQQTMLLGSTSPTLSASQAQMYLRAQMLIFTPATTVAAVQSDIPVVSSSPSSSCQSAATQVQNLTLRSQKLGVLSGSQNGPPKSSSQTQSLSLCPNKPVTGSKGSQPDPSESNRKGESPTPECRSTPVTRTSSIHHLMTPASYSPLQPHSLVKHQPIPLHSPPPKISHHQLILQQQQQVQPIALQTPSGQEPPPSQHCLPLPSHGLPPGPSSVQSHCSPIHIHPPPLTLSPTPSQSAQQSVVVSPPPSHSPSQSPTIIIHPQALIQSQANSLVPTALQPEQAASQQTTTNPVRPIAQPLNLPSHLPLPSSPAVHLGSVDQPSLVSPGQQLMSSTPHQQYSALQSTPIPLAAPPQLSASSTQIQQLPLQSVQPLQVQPEILSQGQVLVQNTLVSEEELPAAEALVQLPFQTLPPPQTVAVNLQVQPSVPIETPVIYQMENVCEEDMPEESDCVHMARTPTPPTLSPPAITLGNGEALNSEDPLSEHGGLPSVTSSVSASVIKSPSDPSHASIPPPPLLLPAATTRSNSISMPNSIPSLENKPPQAIVKPQILTHVIEGFVIQEGLEPFPVSRSSLLVEQPAEKRLLMEGQIMSVVCVESDLQNTKHADNSSDTEIEDMMAEEGLDEIDNDLLKCEFCGKMGYSNKFLRSKRFCSTSCAKRRRYGFS
- the PHC3 gene encoding polyhomeotic-like protein 3 isoform X9; the protein is MENEPNTTTCSASTTTITTTSTSRTQLPQISVYSGSDRHAVQVIQQALHRPPSSAAQYLQQMYAAQQQHLMLQTAALQQQHLSSTQFQSLATVPQASLSGGRQCTSPTGSVTQQSSMSQTSINLSTSPTPAQIISRSQTSNTTSSSITQQTMLLGSTSPTLSASQAQMYLRAQMLIFTPATTVAAVQSDIPVVSSSPSSSCQSAATQVQNLTLRSQKLGVLSGSQNGPPKSSSQTQSLSLCPNKPVTGSKGSQPDPSESNRKGESPTPECRSTPVTRTSSIHHLMTPASYSPLQPHSLVKHQPIPLHSPPPKISHHQLILQQQQQVQPIALQTPSGQEPPPSQHCLPLPSHGLPPGPSSVQSHCSPIHIHPPPLTLSPTPSQSAQQSVVVSPPPSHSPSQSPTIIIHPQALIQSQANSLVPTALQPEQAASQQTTTNPVRPIAQPLNLPSHLPLPSSPAVHLGSVDQPSLVSPGQQLMSSTPHQQYSALQSTPIPLAAPPQLSASSTQIQQLPLQSVQPLQVQPEILSQGQVLVQNTLVSEEELPAAEALVQLPFQTLPPPQTVAVNLQVQPSVPIETPVIYQMENVCEEDMPEESDCVHMARTPTPPTLSPPAITLGNGEALNSEDPLSEHGGLPSVTSSVSASVIKSPSDPSHASIPPPPLLLPAATTRSNSISMPNSIPSLENKPPQAIVKPQILTHVIEGFVIQEGLEPFPVSRSSLLVEQPAEKRLLMEGQIMSVVCVESDLQNTKHADNSSDTEIEDMMAEEGLDEIDNDLLKCEFCGKMGYSNKFLRSKRFCSTSCAKSFQLLIHLQKKIWLLMTMLFQLP